The following coding sequences are from one Streptomyces sp. NBC_01294 window:
- a CDS encoding TIGR03364 family FAD-dependent oxidoreductase, whose amino-acid sequence MRVIVVGGGVVGTMHAWQAVERGHEVVQIEREAEARGASLRNFGQIWVSGRAGGEELDTALRARELWERIGAEVPGLGFRAIGSLTPVRNPREYAVAEAAVARSDAAARGYELVTADQARKINPALRGAFEAALWCERDAAVEPRTAQLHLREALRAKANGRYTFLPGREVREVVGPGAVRDDHGDVHRGDTVVLATGAWLSGLVRELVPDLPVRRVRLQMMQTAPLGEELTTSIADADSFRYYPAYQSAALDDLNVAQAQAPIAAAHKMQLLMVQRQDGGLTIGDTHEYEHPFAFDTLEEPYEHLTEVVESFLGRPLPKIRHRWAGVYAQCTDTTRVVHRQQVADGVWLVTGPGGRGMTCSPAIAETTANELGW is encoded by the coding sequence GTGAGAGTCATAGTCGTAGGAGGCGGCGTGGTCGGCACCATGCACGCCTGGCAAGCAGTCGAACGCGGCCACGAGGTCGTCCAGATCGAGCGAGAGGCCGAGGCCCGCGGCGCGTCACTGCGCAATTTCGGCCAGATCTGGGTCAGCGGACGGGCCGGGGGCGAGGAGCTCGACACCGCCCTGCGGGCCCGCGAGCTCTGGGAGCGCATCGGCGCGGAGGTGCCCGGCCTGGGCTTCCGCGCCATCGGCTCCCTCACCCCCGTACGCAATCCCCGCGAGTACGCGGTCGCCGAGGCGGCCGTGGCCCGCTCCGATGCCGCCGCCCGCGGCTACGAACTGGTCACCGCCGACCAGGCGCGGAAGATCAACCCGGCCCTGCGCGGCGCCTTCGAGGCCGCCCTGTGGTGCGAGCGGGACGCGGCCGTCGAACCGCGCACCGCACAGCTCCACCTCCGCGAGGCCCTGCGCGCCAAGGCGAACGGCCGCTACACCTTCCTCCCCGGCCGCGAAGTCCGCGAGGTGGTGGGCCCCGGCGCCGTCCGCGACGACCACGGCGACGTCCACCGCGGCGACACGGTGGTCCTCGCCACCGGAGCCTGGCTGTCCGGCCTGGTCCGCGAACTGGTCCCCGACCTGCCCGTGCGCCGCGTCCGGCTCCAGATGATGCAGACCGCCCCGCTCGGCGAGGAGCTCACCACGTCCATCGCGGACGCCGACAGCTTCCGCTACTACCCCGCCTACCAGTCCGCGGCCCTCGACGACCTGAACGTCGCCCAGGCCCAGGCGCCGATCGCCGCTGCCCACAAGATGCAGCTGCTGATGGTCCAGCGCCAGGACGGCGGGCTGACGATCGGCGACACCCACGAGTACGAGCACCCCTTCGCCTTCGACACCCTCGAAGAGCCCTACGAGCACCTCACCGAGGTGGTCGAGTCGTTCCTCGGCCGCCCGCTGCCGAAGATCCGGCACCGCTGGGCCGGCGTGTACGCGCAGTGCACCGACACCACCCGCGTCGTCCACCGCCAGCAGGTGGCCGACGGCGTCTGGCTGGTGACCGGACCGGGCGGACGCGGCATGACCTGCTCGCCCGCCATAGCCGAGACCACCGCGAACGAACTGGGCTGGTAA
- a CDS encoding phosphonatase-like hydrolase yields the protein MTDTTDATGATDTTGATDTTGATGTTHTTGTTDSRRLIVLDMAGTTVADGGLVERAFERAAVRLGVEPGTPEHAEKLRYVLDTMGESKISVFRHLFGTEDLAQRANSAFEEAYGDLVDGGLVVPLPGARAAIEQLRADGRTVVLTTGFARITQDAILDALGWQDLADLTLCPADAGGRGRPFPDMVLTAFLRTGAVADVRDVVVAGDTAYDMLSGRRAGAGIVAGVLTGAHDRAALTAHGATHVLGSVAELPAVLAVRATPAVPAAPAVPAESS from the coding sequence ATGACCGACACGACCGACGCAACCGGCGCAACCGACACGACCGGCGCAACCGACACGACCGGCGCAACCGGCACGACTCATACGACCGGCACGACCGACAGTCGCAGGCTGATCGTCCTCGACATGGCCGGCACCACCGTCGCCGACGGCGGCCTCGTCGAGCGTGCCTTCGAGCGCGCCGCCGTGCGCCTCGGCGTCGAGCCCGGCACCCCCGAACACGCCGAGAAGCTCCGGTACGTCCTCGACACCATGGGCGAATCCAAGATCTCCGTCTTCCGCCACCTCTTCGGTACGGAGGACCTCGCCCAGCGCGCCAACTCCGCCTTCGAGGAGGCGTACGGGGATCTCGTCGACGGCGGCCTCGTCGTCCCGCTGCCCGGCGCCCGCGCCGCGATCGAGCAACTCCGCGCCGACGGCCGCACCGTCGTCCTGACCACCGGCTTCGCCCGGATCACCCAGGACGCCATCCTCGACGCCCTCGGTTGGCAGGACCTCGCCGACCTGACCCTGTGCCCCGCCGACGCGGGCGGCCGCGGCCGGCCCTTCCCGGACATGGTGCTGACCGCGTTCCTGCGTACCGGCGCCGTGGCCGACGTACGGGACGTCGTGGTCGCGGGCGACACCGCCTACGACATGCTCAGCGGCCGGCGCGCCGGCGCCGGGATCGTGGCGGGCGTCCTCACCGGCGCCCACGACCGCGCGGCGCTGACGGCCCACGGCGCGACCCACGTCCTCGGCTCCGTCGCCGAACTCCCCGCCGTCCTCGCCGTTCGCGCCACCCCTGCTGTCCCCGCCGCTCCCGCCGTCCCCGCGGAGTCGTCGTGA
- a CDS encoding ABC transporter ATP-binding protein codes for MSGIRFDGVSVAYDGNTVLDRLDLTVEPGEVMALLGPSGSGKTTALRAVAGFVRPVAGRVLIGSRDVTALPPHKRGIGMVVQQYALFPHMRVEDNVAFGLRAQKAPKAEIPGRVAEALEMTGMAAYARRYPRELSGGQQQRVAIARALAIRPGVLLLDEPLSALDAQLRSGMLAELARLHRELPDVSILYVTHDQVEALTLADRIAVMDKARLQDCGTPQELYRAPRTEFTASFVGNANLLPVTVAEGGAVFEGRELILDRGRAAPGSTATLCVRPHLLGLGTGAGPNALSGTIAEVQWRGSTHRLYVDVDGHRVKADVPELRETPALGDRVTLCFEPRDAVLLAAGVSDG; via the coding sequence GTGAGCGGCATCCGCTTCGACGGGGTCAGCGTCGCCTACGACGGCAACACCGTCCTGGACCGTCTGGACCTGACCGTCGAACCCGGCGAGGTGATGGCGCTGCTCGGGCCCTCCGGTTCGGGCAAGACCACGGCCCTGCGCGCGGTCGCCGGTTTCGTACGGCCCGTCGCGGGCCGGGTGCTGATCGGCAGCCGGGACGTCACCGCCCTCCCGCCGCACAAGCGCGGCATCGGCATGGTCGTCCAGCAGTACGCGCTCTTCCCGCACATGCGGGTCGAGGACAACGTCGCCTTCGGCCTCAGGGCCCAGAAGGCGCCGAAGGCCGAGATCCCCGGCCGGGTCGCCGAGGCCCTGGAGATGACGGGGATGGCGGCCTACGCCCGGCGCTACCCGCGCGAGCTGTCGGGCGGCCAGCAGCAGCGCGTGGCCATCGCCCGCGCCCTCGCCATCCGCCCGGGCGTCCTCCTGCTGGACGAGCCGCTGTCCGCGCTCGACGCGCAGCTGCGCTCCGGGATGCTCGCCGAACTGGCCCGCCTGCACCGCGAACTGCCCGACGTCTCCATCCTGTACGTCACCCACGACCAGGTCGAGGCGCTCACCCTGGCCGACCGGATCGCCGTCATGGACAAGGCCCGGCTGCAGGACTGCGGGACCCCGCAGGAGCTGTACCGGGCGCCGCGAACCGAGTTCACCGCCTCGTTCGTCGGCAACGCGAACCTGCTGCCGGTGACGGTGGCCGAGGGCGGGGCGGTCTTCGAGGGCCGCGAGCTGATCCTCGACCGCGGGCGGGCGGCGCCGGGCTCCACGGCCACGCTGTGCGTACGGCCGCACCTGCTCGGCCTCGGGACCGGGGCCGGGCCCAACGCGCTGAGCGGCACCATCGCCGAGGTGCAGTGGCGCGGGTCGACGCACCGGCTGTACGTCGACGTCGACGGGCACCGGGTGAAGGCGGACGTTCCCGAGCTGCGGGAGACTCCGGCGCTGGGGGACCGGGTCACGTTGTGCTTCGAGCCGCGGGACGCGGTGCTGTTGGCCGCGGGGGTGTCGGATGGCTGA
- a CDS encoding 2-aminoethylphosphonate ABC transporter permease subunit: MAEVTRRAAAPAQDRGSAPDPAPQTPAGLKDRGSAPDPAPQTPAGLESAQAEGRTGRWLWALPPVLVLVLGFLYPLGLVVQQSFTPEGGGGAFDAYRSVFASSAFREALGTTVWLAVGATAGCLVLGFVLALIIAFVPFPGARAVAKFIDVFLSFPSFLVTLALLFIYGTVGMANGVWTDVTGAADGPFHFLSTLWGVLLAEITYFTPFVMRPLLAAFSQLDTAQLEVAAGLGARPARIVRQVILPEALPALAAGGSLVLVMCLNEFGIVLFTGAKDVTTLPMLIYGKAILESDYAAACVVAVVNIVISVGLFGLYRVVSKRAGA, from the coding sequence ATGGCTGAGGTCACGCGGCGGGCCGCAGCGCCGGCTCAAGATCGGGGCTCCGCCCCGGACCCCGCGCCTCAAACGCCGGCGGGGCTGAAAGATCGGGGCTCCGCCCCGGACCCCGCGCCTCAAACGCCGGCGGGGCTGGAATCGGCCCAGGCGGAGGGGCGGACCGGCCGTTGGCTGTGGGCGTTGCCGCCCGTCCTCGTGCTCGTGCTGGGGTTCCTGTATCCGCTCGGGCTGGTCGTGCAGCAGTCGTTCACTCCCGAGGGCGGTGGCGGGGCCTTCGACGCCTATCGCTCCGTGTTCGCCTCTTCCGCCTTCCGGGAGGCCCTCGGGACGACCGTCTGGCTGGCCGTCGGGGCGACCGCCGGCTGTCTCGTGCTCGGCTTCGTGCTCGCGCTGATCATCGCCTTCGTGCCCTTCCCCGGGGCCCGCGCCGTCGCGAAGTTCATCGACGTGTTCCTGTCCTTCCCCTCCTTCCTCGTCACCCTCGCCCTCCTCTTCATCTACGGGACGGTGGGCATGGCCAACGGGGTCTGGACCGACGTCACCGGCGCCGCGGACGGCCCCTTCCACTTCCTCTCCACCCTCTGGGGCGTCCTCCTCGCGGAGATCACCTACTTCACGCCCTTCGTCATGCGCCCCCTGCTCGCCGCCTTCTCCCAGCTGGACACCGCCCAGCTGGAGGTCGCCGCGGGACTCGGCGCCCGGCCCGCCCGGATCGTGCGGCAGGTGATCCTTCCCGAGGCACTCCCCGCCCTCGCGGCGGGCGGCAGCCTCGTCCTCGTGATGTGCCTGAACGAGTTCGGGATCGTCCTGTTCACCGGCGCCAAGGACGTCACGACCCTCCCGATGCTCATCTACGGCAAGGCCATCCTCGAATCGGACTACGCGGCCGCCTGCGTGGTCGCCGTCGTCAACATCGTGATCTCCGTCGGCCTGTTCGGCCTCTACCGGGTGGTGAGCAAGCGTGCTGGTGCATAG
- a CDS encoding ABC transporter permease, which yields MLVHSKTGRWAAWGLFGLLFLPLFALPLLVVVAASFATHWSGAFPSGPTAGNYASAVRGEFLQALTTSLVTALAAGLLALTVGTWAALAAATLKKRGKRSLDALFMLPVAVPSVVVGLAVLVAFSRPPVLLNGTGSIVVLAHTILVTAFAYQSVSAAIVRLDPAYEQAAASLGARPAYVLWRVRLPLLLPSLTAAAGLCFALSMGELSATMMLYPPDWMPLPVRIFTATDRGSLFSGSAVAVVLMAATLLVLLAVSRIRTKASYR from the coding sequence GTGCTGGTGCATAGCAAGACCGGCCGCTGGGCCGCCTGGGGCCTCTTCGGCCTGCTCTTCCTGCCGCTCTTCGCGCTGCCGCTGCTCGTCGTGGTCGCGGCCTCCTTTGCCACCCACTGGTCCGGGGCCTTCCCCTCCGGCCCCACCGCCGGGAACTACGCCTCCGCCGTGCGGGGCGAATTCCTCCAGGCCCTGACCACCAGCCTGGTCACCGCCCTCGCCGCCGGCCTCCTCGCGCTCACCGTCGGCACCTGGGCCGCGCTGGCCGCCGCCACGCTGAAGAAGCGCGGGAAGCGGTCCCTGGACGCGCTGTTCATGCTGCCCGTCGCCGTGCCGTCGGTGGTCGTCGGCCTCGCCGTGCTCGTCGCGTTCAGCCGGCCGCCGGTGCTGCTCAACGGCACCGGGTCGATCGTCGTCCTGGCACACACGATCCTCGTCACGGCGTTCGCCTACCAGTCGGTCTCGGCCGCGATCGTGCGGCTCGACCCGGCGTACGAGCAGGCGGCGGCCTCCCTGGGCGCCCGCCCCGCGTACGTGCTCTGGCGGGTCAGGCTCCCCCTGCTGCTGCCCTCGCTCACGGCAGCGGCCGGGCTCTGCTTCGCCCTGTCCATGGGCGAGCTGAGCGCCACGATGATGCTCTACCCGCCGGACTGGATGCCCCTCCCGGTCCGCATCTTCACCGCCACCGACCGCGGCTCGCTCTTCAGCGGCTCCGCCGTCGCCGTGGTCCTGATGGCCGCCACCCTGCTGGTCCTCCTGGCCGTCTCCCGCATCCGCACCAAGGCCTCGTACCGCTGA
- a CDS encoding 2-aminoethylphosphonate ABC transporter substrate-binding protein, giving the protein MPSTPLIRTPLIRTAAAVTGGLALTASLTACGGSSSADSDSRSGEKIVTVYSADGLKSEKGDGWYDKVFADFTKKTGIEVKYVEGGSGEMVQRAVREKTNTQADVLITLPPFIQQADGKGLLQAYRPQGSDKVSGADKATDGKWTSVVNNYFGFIYNKKELAQAPKTWEELLDPKFKGKLQYSTPGVAGDGTAVLIKSMHDFGGKEPAMEYLKKLQANNVGPSSSTSKLAPKTDKGELLVANGDVQMNFAQSKSMPNLGIWFPAKDGGKPTSFALPYAAGLVDKAPHTENGKKLLDHLLSEEAQKLVSEVGGGFPARTDVKPTDANAVELTKIMSGVEIFEPNWSDIGENLTAYVDAWKSATGS; this is encoded by the coding sequence ATGCCCAGCACGCCCCTGATCCGCACGCCCCTGATCCGCACCGCCGCCGCCGTCACCGGCGGCCTCGCCCTCACCGCCTCCCTCACCGCCTGCGGCGGTTCCTCCTCCGCCGACTCCGACTCCCGGAGCGGCGAGAAGATCGTCACCGTCTACAGCGCCGACGGCCTCAAGAGCGAGAAGGGCGACGGCTGGTACGACAAGGTCTTCGCCGACTTCACCAAGAAGACCGGCATCGAGGTCAAGTACGTCGAGGGCGGCTCGGGCGAGATGGTGCAGCGCGCCGTCCGCGAGAAGACCAACACCCAGGCCGACGTACTGATCACCCTGCCGCCCTTCATCCAGCAGGCCGACGGCAAGGGCCTGCTCCAGGCCTACCGGCCGCAGGGCTCCGACAAGGTCAGCGGCGCGGACAAGGCCACCGACGGCAAGTGGACCTCGGTCGTCAACAACTACTTCGGCTTCATCTACAACAAGAAGGAGCTCGCCCAGGCCCCCAAGACCTGGGAGGAGCTGCTGGACCCCAAGTTCAAGGGCAAGCTGCAGTACTCCACCCCGGGCGTCGCGGGCGACGGCACCGCCGTCCTCATCAAGTCGATGCACGACTTCGGCGGCAAGGAGCCGGCGATGGAGTACCTGAAGAAGCTCCAGGCCAACAACGTCGGCCCGTCCTCCTCCACCAGCAAGCTCGCGCCGAAGACGGACAAGGGCGAGCTGCTCGTGGCCAACGGCGACGTCCAGATGAACTTCGCGCAGTCCAAGTCCATGCCGAACCTGGGCATCTGGTTCCCGGCGAAGGACGGCGGCAAGCCCACCAGCTTCGCCCTGCCGTACGCGGCCGGCCTGGTCGACAAGGCCCCGCACACCGAGAACGGCAAGAAGCTCCTCGACCACCTGCTCAGCGAGGAGGCCCAGAAGCTGGTCAGCGAGGTCGGCGGCGGCTTCCCGGCGCGCACCGACGTCAAGCCGACCGACGCCAACGCCGTCGAACTCACGAAGATCATGTCGGGCGTCGAGATCTTCGAGCCGAACTGGTCGGACATCGGCGAGAACCTCACCGCTTACGTCGACGCGTGGAAGTCGGCAACCGGAAGCTGA